From the genome of Salvia splendens isolate huo1 chromosome 7, SspV2, whole genome shotgun sequence:
AGCACTTCACATCAACTATCCAAGACAAAGGCGGAACTCCTTTTGTGGTCCATGTATCAATACGAGAGACTATTATAATGAACACAAGGAAAACATTTGCCACAAATATTTCTTTTATGTAATAGACGTAATTTTGAAATGCAAACACTAAATATCAAATCAAACTAGTTGGCATCTAAACCACCAACACATATAAAACAAGATCAGATATATTATTCTCTGCACACCACAGCCTGGAccatttttctcagttttttaCTTCAACATTTTAATAAGCAGACAAAGAGTTTGCCTACCTCTAGAGATTTTACTAAGAGAAGATTATATTAAACCCAGCCGCATCCGTGTATAAGCTAGACAACGCTAACTTAAAGCAAAACCATGATCAAAGGTAAAAGATTGACTACCACTTATATGCCATTCCACACTTTCATGTGGAACCGATGTGAGATTTGTATAATCCAATGCCAGCAAGTCTTTCTTTCTGAAAGTATGAATGCAAGAGGAATttcttttaaagtaaaatagCTCACCTCCATACGAAATAGCTTGGTTGGTATGATGATTCCAAATCCCACCCAGCTACGAAAAGAGTCTCGGAATTTCTGGAAAGAAAACCCTTTGTATGCATTCTCAGAAAACTTATTCAGGCTACCAGTGCAAGCAAATATGTGTCCATGGATACCAACTTCCTGGAGAACTCTAAAAGGTAGATTGAAAGAAAAGTCAGCAAAAGCAGTCACAGCAAGGTCTCCACTTATATGAtctttttcagaaattttaGATTCTCCATCGCTAGAATAATTTCTGACAACTCTTCTATGCTCAGCAGGGCCTAGCCCTGTAgccttgaaacctaaaacagCTGTTGGGCCTCTCAAGGACAAAACTGGAGAAGAATTATAACCCAGGTAGAACCTCTCAGGCAAATATGAGGATGCATTCAAGGATGCATTTCCCCATGGGAATATCATACCACCTGAAATTCCGAAATTGAATGCAGCCCCATAGATTCCCAAAGGGATAGCATAACGAAGGTCAAATTCCTGTACAAAACaagagataaaaataaaaccTTATCATTTATTAACAAACTGAACATTAGTGCGTTGGTGGAAAAGCATTCCCTGGCATGATCGATAAACAATTAAATCGTaattataagaaaatttattcAAGAAAATAGCATAAATTTAAATGACAAAGGAGACATTTACTTGTCATGATGCATGAAATCTGAGGTACATATACAGGATCTCATAAAAAGTACTAGTAAATAGATTGAGGCATGATGCTGGTACCTTTTATCACAATCAATGGTTTCAAATTTAAAGGTTCGGATCATAACTAAAAAAAAGGAAGCAGCAGATGCACAACAGAAACAGTAGTAGACATGAAAACCTGGCGAATGAGACTTAAGCTCTGAATATCAGGGAAAAGACCACCAATTTGAGTAGTGGAAACAAAAGCATGCCCTCGAGTTGGCCTCGTAGATGAATCCCTTCGATCAATTTTAAAAGCGTACTTCAAAGTCGAGAATAAACTATGTCCAAGCTTCCTGCTCAAGGTCTCATAAGACATTTGTGAGTCCTCTGATGGATCATCTAAACTTCGCCAAGAGAGATTGTAAGACACGTCATGATTGCCAATTGATAATAGGCAAAGCGAGAGACCTAGCACTTGTTGCCTACGCGAAGAGAACTTAAGCCCATCTAGGGAAAGCAGGGATATTCTAGCCGATAAAGGTGCAGCCAACCCAGTACATTTGAGAAGAGACAAACCTATACTAACCTCTGACACTTGATCCAAGCCATAAGTCACTGAACCATCCCATAGGTCTCCAAGACCAAACAAGTTTTTCAGTTTCAATGACCCTTGTACAGAATTCGATCGAGCCTACAAAAGCACCATAAAACATGAATATTCTTAAAAAAGAGGTATAATCATAAGGAAAGAGTGGATAAAGTGATGCACTTATTTTGCAAATACAAACGTAGAAAGTCGTCCATAAAGCATAGTTGAATAAGCATTTTACTAACTAACTTCAGTTGTTATCTTCTCTCTGAATCTCAGGTGCAATCAAAACCATGGCCTTCTATTTCCCAATCTCAACCTCACTTAATTAATACTCAATCTATCTTCAAATTGTAATCGAGATAAAGTTTATTACAATTAAGAACAATTAAAGAAGCGTACATCTCATAAAtcagaataattaattaatcaaagaaTGAATACACATATGTTAATTCGATAATGCTACCTCGGGTTCAAAATAAATCCCCAAATCTCCGGTGAGCTGGTTCCTCGCCTCAGAGACCTCAACGACAACGTTAACGGCGGTCGGGAGTCCCGGAGGGCCGGCATCGAGAGTTACGGTAACCGAATCAAACAAACCGAGCCCCCGCAGCCTTGCGTCGACGGCTGTAGCGGCGCGCAGAAGCTCTAGGAAGGTAGTGGCCTCCCTGAAGATCGGCTCCACCTCCGCCGCGATCAGGAAGTAATAGGTCCTGGTGTTGCCCTTTATGACGACGTCATTCACCCGAACTACCACCCTCTCCTCCGCCGCTAGCCGCCTGACTAGAGACTCTATCTTAGCGCCAAGTGCTGGCATCTGAATCGAGTCTTCTCTCCCTTCATCTTCCAAGTCATCGTCGTCTTCGTAATCATCGAAGTAATCGTCCAATTCTTCGAGATCTTCGGTGTGGGAAATCGGTGTTTCCGGCTGAGCTGCCATCGGGGAAGAGATGATCGGCAGCGGTTACTGAATAGTGAGAAGATGAGTAGCTGCTGATCGACACCGTCAATTTTAGATGCCAGATGAGGACTGATTAATTTAAATGACACCTTTTTGGCACgaaatattgaaaatatagaGTTTGTGCATTAAatagaaagagaataaaataaaaaaaatatttaataaaattgggaaaacaaagaaagaatgccataaaaaagaaaatgatttatttatttttaaacattTCAAAAAGGAATACAAATAACTTGAtagggacaaagggagtactaaTAAGTTGTGTAAAGaaagtatttaaattttattattcggCGGAATAAATTTCAACAAACCAATTTTCTGaataatatggagtaatatttttccgaatacctcttgaggatattatgaGATCGGTCCATGAAATAACAATCCTAGCGCAACTATACGTTAGTTACCATTACCCAACTTATAAAGATTTTTGGATTACGAAAAATTCGCACTTTTttataaatcaaagtagtgcatgaCAAATGTTGTATGCTCAATGTTTTATCCATGGATTAAGAAATACGCCCTCCATTCTATAAAAATTGGAACTTGGGGGACGACATAGTTATTAATGCCAAATTAGTAAAGTAGAGGAGATATAGATAGAAAAATGACTAGGATATTGTTAGTGAAGATCGAGACTCATCTTAGAGAAAAACTTACCAAAATGGAAGTGGACTATTTCTGTGGGATggatcaaaatggaaaaaaagacTATTTTTAAGGAAGAATGGAATAACAATTATTGAGATATATTCTTTCGGTacatagcaagaaagacttatctcactttTAAATTCATTCATTGTTATACCATACTAGTGTTATTAGTCTTGTAAGAAAATTTTCGGATTGACACTATAATAGTTATCTATAAGTAGCTTAATCATATCTAGATTGTAAAAATAGTTTTACAATACAAAAACACTTAGACTTATTTACTTCTTGACAATAAATTTTAGAACTACTCcgtattaaaaatgaataaataaagcACAATGTAACAATAATATTCATTCTCGTTAATCGGTAAAAATGTATAAAGAGTTCTATATATACAAGCAGTCTGattttatactccctttgttccTTAATAAGTAATTTATATTCCTTTTTCGGACATAAGTGAGTCGTTTCCTTTTTTTAGcattccctctcttacttttttctttattttttcatcTATCGTAGTTTATTCTTTCTATGTAGTAACTAACAAAACCTTATTTTCTTATATTTCGCGTTGAAAAGAAATGCCTTAGTTAATGAgaaacggaggaagtaatattCTAACTCTAGTAGAATTAGCAAGTAGTATTCTGAAGCTATTAACTTGTACTGAAGCTACTAACTTATATAGTACCTCCGTCCTTCAAAATTAGAAACTTATGAAAtgacatggattttaatgtttaattataaaataaaagagagataaaaaaaagttattgaagTATAGTTACTGGAGAATGAGTCTAACCTcattgagagaaaaaaagtttttTAAAATACAAAGTTTACTAACTTATACTCCATTTGTGCCTAAACATAAACAACATTTAAAACAAACACAGGTTTTTATGCACAATTAGTAAAAGAAGAaagttagaaagaaaaaagtaattggagaattgttagtggagaattaGACCCACCTCATTGGAAAGAAAAAAGTTTCCTCAAAGAGAATtgatctatttttaagggacctcctaaaatgacaaatgtgattatttttaagggtggaatggaatggagtATACTACATCCGTCTTTCAAAACTGAAACTTTTAAAATGTCACGGGCTTagtgcataattggtaaagtaagagagaggtaaaaaaagataaaaaaagttATTGATGTATAGTTAGTGAAGAATGAACATCACCATATTagagaaaattaaaatatactgtaaaatttttatttttaaggatttatcaaaataaaaaataataaaagtatctATTTTTAAAGGAGGAATTTAATTCAGTTTGTATTGCACCTATGACCTCACAAGTATACATGTACAAGCCTATGAACTTTCACTCTCAAGTGTATAGGCAAAATGTATACTATCAAACAATATAACATTAGCAATATCTATACACTTGCCCAATGTCTGATCCCTCTTCTCCTTCGTATAAATGtaaattaagaataaaaaaatgagcTATATGTTGTAATCTAGTTTCTTTGGACGAGGTGCGATAAATATAAGCTAAATAACTAAACATAAGTAGAGCAAAAGTGATCAACCACCACTACGTAAACATTATCATCAACCAACTCAATCAAAAATTTGAGTGAATTTATACTTTTTTAACATCGTTCTTAGTTTTCAAACTCCATTTTCTAACCATACTTCCAATCAAATTTCAGTGAGTTTTAGACTTCTCTAACTTCATTCTTACTTTTCAAACACCATTCTGTTTCCATACTTCCCACTTCCCATCTTCCattcattctttattttatttccatccTTTTCTACCACATACTAcatattttacttcatttcCCCCCTTCTTCCTATCTAAATAAATTCAATTCTTTATACCTAATTCTCAAGTAGAATGCATATTTTCAAGATCAAAAGATAtagaatttttaattaaaacaaattgACTAATCAACAAATCGTCTTTAAGTTCAATGAAGCTAACTaggaaaaatatgaatgacatgTCAAAGTTTAAGCATAAAAGTGGCTAAAGAAAAATGACATAACATCATATTCTATTACCATATTTCATTACGTAGATTTAGGTATACTTTGAGCATGATCTCGTGCTTATCTTAGTTATACTATAGTTGCACTGCTCACTTATAGTGAAATTTATAaactaataaatagtgcatcgaTATGAAATCTTTATTGTAACACGAGATTGCCAAAAATAGTCATTCGGTTGTAACATATGCTTCATGTCTTAATCAAGACAACATGCACAAAGTGGAAAAAATCCACACAAAAAAGTTATTATCCTCTATCTATATACAACTTTCTTCCACATTCAAGAAATGTGCAAtgagaaaggaaaaaaacaaaGGCTCAAATACTTACCCTTACCCTTCCACCTTCACATATTCAGCCAGCATCACTTGATTGAATCTCGAGCTCCGCCCACCACAGAGGCGACAGCTTTGGCACGGCCATCTCGGGTTCTATCCCCGTTATCTCCCTCAGCTGTGCGCAAACTTCTCTCATACTTGGTCTCTGCCTCGGATCTGGATCAGTGCATGATCTTACCACACCACCAACCCGTTGAAGCTGATCCTTGCCATACGTCTCCAGTGTCGGATCGACCATCTCTCCTAGGCACTGCATCCCATTAAGATAGTCCGAGGCCCAATTCTCAGGAGCGTCACTGCCTGCCGTGTATGGGAGTTTCCCGGTTATCATCTCATACAGCACAACGCCTAAGCTGTAGACATTGCTCTGCACGTCTAGCTCCCTCATGGCTGCAGATGACCTCTCATCCGAGAAGCCAAAGTCGGAGACTTTTGCAGCATAGTCCTCAGTGAGATACACAGCTGAGGACTTGAAGTTTCTCTGGATGAACGGTGGAGCCATCTGGTGCATGTGGTCGAGGCAGTAGGCCGTGCCCATTGCTATTCTCATTCGAGTAGTCCAATCCAAGTGCTCTGCTTCTCTTACTGTAGAGTTCGACAAAGAACAATTCATCATCAAATGACAACCATTGGTGAAATAGTTAATCAATAGAAGTAGAAAATACTGACTGTGAAGATGCTCAAAGAGTGTTCCATTTGGAGCATACTCAAAAACCATCATTCTAGTGAAAGGCTGCTCTTCCACACAATATCCGAGGAGGCTCGCGAAATTCTTGTGATTCACTTTTGATAACGTGTCGATCTGAAACAACGAAGAGATCAAAAACATCAAATATAGGCAAACATTGCACAAAAATGAATAATGAAGGGGCACCTTCTTCCTAAACTGGGCTTCCATACTCGTCGACCATTGCTTAGGCGATCCCACTGCAATGGACGCCACTGCTATCTCAACTCCACTTGACAACGTACCCTTATACAGCGTACATAAAGATGCCGAGCCAATCACATTGCTGAACTCTTCACACGCGGCCTCAAGTTCAGATCTCTTCAGCCTTGGGACACCTGAGATGTAGATATTTTGGCTAATGAAGGTTGCTTTATTAATATGAATCACGTCTCACATAAATCTCTCGTTATCACGAATAAATCTTACTGAAAACAGCCAAAAAAGGACTTAAGTGGTAAAGAATTACCAGTTATAAATGCTCTTTGAAGTTGTCCACTTAATCCTGTAGCCCAGGGCTTGACAGTAGAAACCTTGCCACTTCGCCAAAAATAGATACCGATTATCAAGAGAAGCAAAACAGGACCTCCAGCAGCAGCAGACACTATCAGAATCCGATGATGATGCCTACTAGAAGATGGAGCTGGTGTGCTTGGTGCTGAAGCTGGTGTAGGCTGGAGAGGCGGAGAAATAGATGTAAccggagaaggagaaggagaagaaggagaaggagaaattGAAGGCGAGGGTGAAGGTTTCGTTCCTGGTGGCAAAGGATCCGTCTCTGGAGCTGGTACGGGATTAATTGGTGGCAATGTGGATTCTGGACTTGGAGGAGGAAACCAAAGCAAGGTCTCCATTTGCACAAAAGGAGGATCTTGTGACAATTCTCTACGTGCAAAACGTCTGTCCATGTTCGCATCGTAAGCCATAACAACAGTAGAATCCTTGTTTGAGTGCCTCCATTATCACTATCTTTAGCATAACAAACACCAGACTAGAGAAGACTTACCTAGATTTTACTAGTTCGTTAGTAGATGAAGTCGTGCTAAGCAACTCGTTCTTGTCGAGTAAACTGCAACACAGAGACGCACATTATTAAGATCAGAAAAACGCGGTTTtgcaaatcaaattttatttcaaaacttACAGGATTGCTTCTGAGAAATATTTGTGGAACACAACGTGAAGCTGTCCGCTGAAGTTGTTATGTCCAA
Proteins encoded in this window:
- the LOC121742337 gene encoding uncharacterized protein LOC121742337, with the translated sequence MAAQPETPISHTEDLEELDDYFDDYEDDDDLEDEGREDSIQMPALGAKIESLVRRLAAEERVVVRVNDVVIKGNTRTYYFLIAAEVEPIFREATTFLELLRAATAVDARLRGLGLFDSVTVTLDAGPPGLPTAVNVVVEVSEARNQLTGDLGIYFEPEARSNSVQGSLKLKNLFGLGDLWDGSVTYGLDQVSEVSIGLSLLKCTGLAAPLSARISLLSLDGLKFSSRRQQVLGLSLCLLSIGNHDVSYNLSWRSLDDPSEDSQMSYETLSRKLGHSLFSTLKYAFKIDRRDSSTRPTRGHAFVSTTQIGGLFPDIQSLSLIRQEFDLRYAIPLGIYGAAFNFGISGGMIFPWGNASLNASSYLPERFYLGYNSSPVLSLRGPTAVLGFKATGLGPAEHRRVVRNYSSDGESKISEKDHISGDLAVTAFADFSFNLPFRVLQEVGIHGHIFACTGSLNKFSENAYKGFSFQKFRDSFRSWVGFGIIIPTKLFRMEVNYCHILKQHEHDRPKMGLQFSFSRLL
- the LOC121742299 gene encoding inactive receptor-like serine/threonine-protein kinase At2g40270, whose amino-acid sequence is MKMEEFFRAKRRLFVASLLCCLCLFHLNSCFSLNDEGVALLRLRDKVASDPHGALSNWIDENGVETPCCWSGVECSKGHVVALNLKDLRLKGTLAPEIGNLVHAKYITLRNNSFSGVIPKEMANLKQIRVLDLGHNNFSGQLHVVFHKYFSEAILLLDKNELLSTTSSTNELVKSRRFARRELSQDPPFVQMETLLWFPPPSPESTLPPINPVPAPETDPLPPGTKPSPSPSISPSPSSPSPSPVTSISPPLQPTPASAPSTPAPSSSRHHHRILIVSAAAGGPVLLLLIIGIYFWRSGKVSTVKPWATGLSGQLQRAFITGVPRLKRSELEAACEEFSNVIGSASLCTLYKGTLSSGVEIAVASIAVGSPKQWSTSMEAQFRKKIDTLSKVNHKNFASLLGYCVEEQPFTRMMVFEYAPNGTLFEHLHIREAEHLDWTTRMRIAMGTAYCLDHMHQMAPPFIQRNFKSSAVYLTEDYAAKVSDFGFSDERSSAAMRELDVQSNVYSLGVVLYEMITGKLPYTAGSDAPENWASDYLNGMQCLGEMVDPTLETYGKDQLQRVGGVVRSCTDPDPRQRPSMREVCAQLREITGIEPEMAVPKLSPLWWAELEIQSSDAG